A region of Canis lupus familiaris isolate Mischka breed German Shepherd chromosome 38, alternate assembly UU_Cfam_GSD_1.0, whole genome shotgun sequence DNA encodes the following proteins:
- the PRELP gene encoding prolargin, which produces MRSSLCWLLPLLLILASVAQGQLTRRPRPRPRPRPRPRPTPSFSQPYEPPEPTDLPPPLPPGPPSIFPDCPRECYCPSDFPSALYCDSRNLRKVPIIPPRIHYLYLQNNFITELPVESFQNATGLRWINLDNNRIRKIDQKVLEKLPSLVFLYMEKNQLEEVPSALPRNLEQLRLSQNQISRIPPGVFSKLDSLLLLDLQHNKLSDGVFKPDTFQGLKNLMQLNLAHNILRKMPPKVPAAIHQLYLDSNKIETIPNGYFKGFPNLAFIRLNYNRLSDRGLPKNSFNISNLLVLHLSHNKISSVPAINNKLEHLYLNNNSIEKINGTQICPNNLVAFHDFSSDLENVPHLRYLRLDGNHLKPPIPLDLMMCFRLLQSVVI; this is translated from the exons ATGAGGTCATCCCTCTGCTGGCTCCTCCCACTTCTCCTCATCTTGGCCTCAGTGGCCCAAGGCCAGCTAACAAGACGACCaagacccagacccagacccaggcCCAGACCCAGGCCTACACCCAGCTTTTCTCAGCCCTATGAGCCACCGGAGCCTAcagacctgccccctcccctcccaccaggtCCTCCCTCTATCTTCCCCGACTGCCCCCGGGAATGCTACTGCCCCTCTGATTTCCCGTCTGCCCTCTACTGTGACAGCCGCAACCTCCGAAAGGTCCCTATCATCCCACCCCGCATCCATTACCTCTATCTGCAGAACAACTTCATAACTGAGCTCCCAGTGGAGTCCTTCCAAAATGCCACAGGCCTGAGGTGGATCAACCTGGATAACAACCGAATTCGCAAGATAGACCAGAAGGTACTGGAGAAACTACCCAGTCTAGTATTCCTCTACATGGAGAAGAACCAGCTGGAAGAGGTGCCCTCGGCCTTGCCCCGGAACCTGGAGCAGCTGAGGCTGAGCCAGAACCAGATCTCCAGAATCCCACCCGGCGTCTTCAGCAAGCTGGACAGCCTGCTGCTCCTGGATCTCCAACACAACAAGCTGAGTGATGGTGTCTTCAAGCCTGACACCTTCCAAGGCCTCAAGAACCTCATGCAACTCAACCTGGCTCACAACATCCTGAGAAAGATGCCACCCAAGGTGCCTGCAGCCATTCACCAGCTCTACCTGGACAGCAACAAGATTGAGACCATCCCCAATGGATACTTCAAGGGCTTCCCCAACCTTGCCTTCATTCGCCTTAACTACAACAGGCTGTCAGACAGGGGGCTCCCCAAGAACTCCTTCAACATCTCCAACCTGCTGGTGCTCCATCTGTCCCACAACAAGATCAGCAGTGTGCCTGCCATCAACAACAAGCTGGAACACCTGTATCTCAACAACAACAGCATAGAGa AAATCAATGGGACCCAGATCTGCCCCAACAACCTAGTTGCCTTCCATGACTTCTCCTCAGATCTGGAGAATGTGCCACACCTCCGCTACCTGCGGCTGGATGGGAACCACCTGAAGCCGCCCATCCCGCTGGACCTCATGATGTGCTTCCGCCTGCTGCAGTCCGTGGTCATTTAG